One window from the genome of Pseudonocardia hierapolitana encodes:
- a CDS encoding helix-turn-helix transcriptional regulator — MRASRLVTLLFTLQRRRGATAAELARELEVSERTIYRDVAALSAAGVPLWTEPGRGGGIRMLDGWRTRLDGLTAQEAAAIFAVGAPQVLAELGMSAALAGAQAKLLATLPAELQEHARAVAERFHLDAPGWFHTPQQVTQLAAVAEAVWDQQRLRIGYRRGRDQVVERTLDPLGLVLKAGTWYLAARVEGTVRTYRVDRIADAQATGERFERPVDFDLAEWWAGAAGRFESQMLRTTVRLRVSRLGLKILPRAVDHDAALRAIAHAGPPDAEGWCELELDVESIEVAAGQLTALGGEVEGLDPPELRAGLAAAGMALAARNAPR, encoded by the coding sequence GTGCGCGCGTCCCGGCTCGTCACCCTGCTGTTCACCCTGCAGCGCAGGCGCGGGGCGACGGCGGCCGAGCTGGCCCGGGAGCTGGAGGTGTCGGAGCGCACGATCTACCGCGACGTCGCGGCGCTGTCCGCGGCGGGAGTGCCGCTGTGGACCGAGCCCGGCCGGGGCGGCGGGATCCGGATGCTCGACGGCTGGCGGACGCGGCTGGACGGTCTGACGGCCCAGGAAGCGGCGGCGATCTTCGCCGTCGGCGCCCCGCAGGTGCTCGCCGAGCTCGGGATGAGCGCGGCGCTCGCCGGCGCGCAGGCCAAGCTCCTCGCGACGCTGCCCGCGGAGCTCCAGGAGCACGCGCGAGCGGTCGCGGAGCGGTTCCACCTGGACGCGCCCGGCTGGTTCCACACCCCGCAGCAGGTGACCCAGCTGGCCGCCGTCGCCGAGGCGGTGTGGGACCAGCAGCGGCTGCGCATCGGCTACCGGCGCGGTCGGGATCAGGTCGTGGAGCGAACCCTGGACCCGCTGGGGCTCGTGCTGAAGGCGGGCACCTGGTACCTGGCTGCGCGCGTCGAGGGCACCGTCCGCACGTACCGGGTCGACCGGATCGCCGACGCGCAGGCCACCGGAGAGCGCTTCGAGCGCCCGGTGGACTTCGACCTGGCCGAGTGGTGGGCGGGCGCTGCCGGCCGCTTCGAGAGCCAGATGCTGCGCACCACGGTTCGCCTGCGGGTGAGCCGGCTCGGGCTGAAGATCCTGCCGCGCGCGGTCGACCACGACGCCGCGCTGCGCGCGATCGCACACGCCGGCCCGCCGGACGCCGAGGGGTGGTGCGAGCTGGAGCTCGACGTCGAGAGCATCGAGGTGGCGGCCGGCCAGCTCACCGCGCTCGGCGGGGAGGTCGAGGGTCTCGACCCGCCGGAGCTGCGGGCCGGGCTCGCCGCGGCGGGCATGGCGCTGGCCGCCCGCAACGCGCCGCGCTGA
- the ehuB gene encoding ectoine/hydroxyectoine ABC transporter substrate-binding protein EhuB codes for MSQQGWSRRDFLRRTATAGAVALGGGTVLGACQATGGGPGGGGGSVLERARSAGTIKIGIAGEEPYGFTDVGGSVTGEAPEVARVVLQAMGIGEVQAEQVDFGSLIPALNANRYDMVCAGMNITPERCGQAAFSIPDYSALTAFLVPTGNPQQVATFEDVAAKGVPLAVLSAAVEQGYAEAAGVPAGNISVYDDQNALLQAVTSGRAYAAALTDISLKWLAGKNPNAGVEVTDGFTPTENGQEVVSAGGFVFRQADNDLREAFNTELQKAHDDGRWLTAASPFGFSADNLPADGLTTEQLCSA; via the coding sequence ATGAGTCAGCAGGGCTGGAGCAGACGGGATTTCCTCCGCCGTACGGCGACGGCCGGGGCGGTCGCGTTGGGTGGGGGGACGGTGCTGGGGGCGTGCCAGGCCACGGGCGGTGGCCCCGGGGGCGGGGGTGGAAGCGTCCTGGAGCGCGCGCGGAGCGCCGGCACCATCAAGATCGGTATCGCGGGTGAGGAGCCGTACGGCTTCACCGACGTCGGTGGCAGCGTCACCGGTGAGGCACCCGAGGTCGCCCGCGTGGTGCTGCAGGCCATGGGCATCGGCGAGGTGCAGGCCGAGCAGGTCGACTTCGGCTCGCTCATCCCGGCGCTGAACGCCAACCGGTACGACATGGTCTGCGCGGGGATGAACATCACCCCGGAGCGCTGCGGACAGGCTGCGTTCTCGATCCCGGACTACTCGGCGCTCACCGCGTTCCTCGTGCCCACGGGCAACCCCCAGCAGGTCGCCACGTTCGAGGACGTCGCGGCCAAGGGTGTCCCGCTCGCCGTGCTCAGCGCCGCGGTCGAGCAGGGATACGCCGAGGCCGCCGGTGTGCCCGCCGGGAACATCAGCGTGTACGACGACCAGAACGCGCTGCTGCAGGCGGTGACCTCGGGGCGCGCCTACGCCGCGGCGCTCACCGACATCTCGCTCAAGTGGCTGGCCGGGAAGAACCCGAACGCCGGAGTCGAGGTCACCGACGGCTTCACACCCACGGAGAACGGGCAGGAGGTCGTCTCCGCGGGCGGCTTCGTGTTCCGGCAGGCCGACAACGATCTGCGGGAGGCGTTCAACACCGAGCTGCAGAAGGCCCACGACGACGGGCGCTGGCTCACGGCCGCGAGCCCGTTCGGCTTCTCCGCGGACAACCTGCCCGCCGACGGGCTGACGACCGAGCAGCTCTGCTCGGCCTGA
- a CDS encoding DoxX family protein, which yields MTATTATRPTTGRVAHVALWTLQVLLAAVYAFSAFGKLTAEAQNVAGFEAMGLGTTGMYVIGALELAGAIAMFVPRLTGLAATCFVALMIGAVVLTLAIGGGALVAIPATVGVVAAVVAWGRRDSTRRLVAQLRR from the coding sequence ATGACCGCCACGACCGCCACCCGCCCCACCACCGGCCGCGTCGCCCACGTCGCCCTCTGGACGCTGCAGGTCCTCCTCGCCGCCGTCTACGCGTTCTCCGCGTTCGGGAAGCTCACCGCCGAGGCGCAGAACGTCGCCGGGTTCGAGGCCATGGGCCTGGGCACCACCGGCATGTACGTCATCGGTGCGCTGGAGCTGGCCGGCGCGATCGCGATGTTCGTCCCGCGCCTCACCGGCCTCGCCGCCACGTGCTTCGTCGCCCTGATGATCGGCGCGGTGGTCCTCACGCTGGCGATCGGCGGAGGCGCGCTGGTCGCGATCCCGGCGACCGTCGGCGTCGTGGCCGCGGTGGTGGCGTGGGGCCGCCGCGACAGCACCCGGCGCCTGGTCGCGCAGCTCCGCCGCTGA
- a CDS encoding NUDIX hydrolase — translation MERISSRQVYANSWMTVREDTVRREDGTEGIYGVVDKPTSAIVIPRDGDRLHLVEQFRYPVGKRRWEFPMGTAPDRAEVDPAELAARELAEETGLVAGRMEFLGDLDLAPGTSSQREHVFLATDLREGPIGREDSEQDMRARWFTVAEFEDMIRRSEVVDAQTLAAYLLLVLRDRA, via the coding sequence GTGGAGAGGATCAGCAGCCGGCAGGTGTACGCCAACTCGTGGATGACCGTCCGGGAGGACACCGTCCGGCGCGAGGACGGGACCGAGGGGATCTACGGGGTCGTCGACAAGCCGACCTCGGCCATCGTCATCCCCCGCGACGGCGACCGACTGCACCTGGTGGAGCAGTTCCGCTACCCGGTCGGGAAGCGGCGCTGGGAGTTCCCGATGGGGACCGCGCCCGATCGCGCCGAGGTCGACCCGGCCGAGCTGGCCGCGCGCGAGCTCGCGGAGGAGACCGGCCTCGTCGCGGGACGCATGGAGTTCCTCGGCGACCTCGACCTCGCCCCTGGCACGTCCAGCCAGCGCGAGCACGTGTTCCTCGCGACCGACCTGCGCGAGGGTCCCATCGGCCGCGAGGACAGCGAGCAGGACATGCGGGCGCGCTGGTTCACGGTCGCGGAGTTCGAGGACATGATCCGGCGCTCCGAGGTGGTCGACGCCCAGACGCTCGCCGCCTACCTCCTGTTGGTGCTGCGCGACCGCGCGTGA
- a CDS encoding amino acid ABC transporter permease — MENIGTWLSILNQGLPYTLIATIGGIVLTIVLSLVAGLALLSPWRWVRVISRIYVEGLRGTSEVVQLFWIFFALPVLVGFEFIPLWGGVAVLGLNHGAYGAEIVRGAVQSVPRAQYEGALALSLSPAQRMRRVILPQAVAEMIPPFNNLFIQLLKSTSILSFVFIPEITRQATEVLIPNFNPWVIQIMLLLLLYYLVMSLVVTAVMRALERTTAARLGRRLTRGAQRALAGTH; from the coding sequence GTGGAGAACATCGGCACCTGGTTGTCGATCCTCAACCAGGGCCTGCCGTACACCCTGATCGCGACGATCGGCGGCATCGTCCTGACGATCGTGCTGTCGCTCGTCGCGGGGCTGGCGCTGCTGTCCCCGTGGCGGTGGGTGCGCGTGATCAGCCGGATCTACGTGGAGGGCCTGCGCGGCACGTCCGAGGTCGTGCAACTGTTCTGGATCTTCTTCGCGCTGCCCGTGCTGGTCGGGTTCGAGTTCATCCCGCTCTGGGGTGGCGTGGCCGTGCTCGGCCTCAACCACGGCGCCTACGGTGCCGAGATCGTCCGGGGGGCCGTGCAGTCGGTGCCGCGTGCGCAGTACGAAGGTGCGCTCGCGCTCAGCCTCTCGCCCGCGCAGCGGATGCGCCGGGTGATCCTCCCGCAGGCGGTTGCCGAGATGATCCCGCCGTTCAACAACCTGTTCATCCAGCTGCTCAAGAGCACGTCGATCCTGTCGTTCGTGTTCATCCCGGAGATCACCCGGCAGGCCACCGAGGTGCTCATCCCGAACTTCAACCCGTGGGTCATCCAGATCATGCTCCTCCTCCTGCTCTACTACCTGGTGATGTCGCTGGTCGTCACCGCGGTGATGCGGGCGCTGGAGCGGACGACCGCGGCGCGGCTCGGCCGCCGCCTGACCCGCGGAGCCCAGCGAGCGTTGGCGGGGACCCACTGA
- a CDS encoding enoyl-CoA hydratase-related protein: MGDYEHLLVKQDGPTVRITMNRPERRNTLTEAHLRELLDAFETAGRSDATGIVLAGEGKAFSAGHDFADVAARDLAGVRDLLQLCTRVMRTVESVPQVVIARVHAIATAAGCQLVASCDLAVAAESASFALPGGKGGWFCHTPAVPVARNIGRKRLMEMALTGDAIDAHTAAEWGLINYAVPDADLDARVDELLARATRGSRFGKGVGKQTLYAQLDRPEADAYAIAVEVMASLSQSPDAKEGMSAFLEKRAPVWR; this comes from the coding sequence ATGGGCGACTACGAGCACCTGCTGGTGAAGCAGGACGGTCCGACCGTCCGGATCACGATGAACCGACCCGAGCGGCGCAACACGCTCACCGAGGCCCACCTGCGCGAGCTGCTGGACGCGTTCGAGACCGCGGGACGCTCCGACGCCACCGGCATCGTGCTGGCGGGTGAGGGCAAGGCCTTCTCTGCGGGACACGACTTCGCCGACGTCGCCGCCCGTGATCTCGCGGGTGTGCGCGACCTGCTGCAGCTCTGCACGCGGGTGATGCGCACGGTCGAGTCGGTGCCGCAGGTCGTGATCGCCCGCGTCCACGCGATCGCGACGGCCGCCGGCTGCCAGCTCGTGGCGTCCTGCGACCTCGCCGTCGCGGCGGAGTCGGCGTCCTTCGCCCTCCCCGGCGGCAAGGGCGGCTGGTTCTGCCACACGCCCGCCGTGCCGGTCGCCCGCAACATCGGGCGCAAGCGGCTGATGGAGATGGCGCTCACCGGCGACGCGATCGACGCGCACACGGCCGCCGAGTGGGGCCTGATCAACTACGCCGTACCGGACGCCGACCTCGACGCCCGCGTCGACGAGCTGCTCGCCCGCGCCACCCGGGGCAGCCGGTTCGGGAAGGGCGTGGGGAAGCAGACGCTGTACGCCCAGCTCGACCGCCCCGAGGCCGACGCCTACGCGATCGCCGTCGAGGTCATGGCCTCCCTGTCGCAGTCCCCGGACGCGAAGGAAGGGATGTCGGCGTTCCTGGAGAAGCGCGCACCGGTCTGGCGTTGA
- the ehuA gene encoding ectoine/hydroxyectoine ABC transporter ATP-binding protein EhuA, with the protein MIVFDEVEKRFGDNVVLSDLSFTVAPGEHVTLIGPSGSGKTTILRLLMCLESVTGGTIQVAGKGLSHMEKNGKLVPADEKHSREVRKRIGMVFQQFNLFPNMTVRGNLIEAPTRVLGLSKDEANARAKELLDLVGLGEKIDEHPSRLSGGQQQRVAIARALAMQPDVLLLDEVTSALDPELVAGVLALLRDIGESTDITILCVTHEMGFARDFSHRVMMFDGGQVIEDAPPGKLFTEPDHPRTQEFLKAVLAR; encoded by the coding sequence ATGATCGTGTTCGACGAGGTCGAGAAGCGGTTCGGCGACAACGTCGTGCTCTCCGACCTCAGCTTCACGGTCGCCCCCGGCGAGCACGTCACGCTGATCGGGCCGTCCGGGTCGGGCAAGACCACGATCCTGCGGCTGCTGATGTGCCTGGAGTCCGTCACCGGCGGCACGATCCAGGTCGCGGGCAAGGGCCTGTCGCACATGGAGAAGAACGGCAAGCTCGTCCCGGCCGACGAGAAGCACTCCCGCGAGGTGCGCAAGCGCATCGGGATGGTGTTCCAGCAGTTCAACCTCTTCCCGAACATGACCGTCCGCGGCAACCTCATCGAGGCGCCCACCCGCGTCCTCGGACTGTCGAAGGACGAGGCGAACGCGCGGGCGAAGGAGCTGCTCGACCTGGTCGGGCTGGGGGAGAAGATCGACGAGCACCCGTCCCGGCTCTCGGGTGGGCAGCAGCAGCGCGTGGCGATCGCGCGGGCGCTCGCCATGCAACCCGACGTCCTGCTGCTCGACGAGGTGACCTCGGCGCTCGACCCCGAGCTGGTGGCCGGCGTGCTCGCCCTCCTGCGCGACATCGGGGAGAGCACGGACATCACCATCCTCTGTGTCACGCACGAGATGGGCTTCGCCCGCGACTTCTCGCACCGGGTGATGATGTTCGACGGCGGTCAGGTGATCGAGGACGCGCCGCCGGGGAAGCTCTTCACCGAGCCGGACCACCCACGTACGCAGGAGTTCCTCAAGGCGGTCCTGGCCCGCTAG
- the ehuD gene encoding ectoine/hydroxyectoine ABC transporter permease subunit EhuD: MTVWDWNYAFSILPALIEGLGLTLVATVLGSIVAMLLGLVFAVLQRGPRPVAIVVRLFVEFVRSTPLLVQIFFLYFGLPVFGIVLPGLAVGVIALGVHYACYTSEVYRAGIDAVPRGQWEAATALSLPRSRVWTGVVLPQAVPRVIPALGNYVISMFKEVPLLVGISVLDVVGRAEEAGNTYFRYVEPYTMAGLFFLLLSYPASLLVRRLERRVGTI, from the coding sequence ATGACCGTCTGGGACTGGAACTACGCGTTCTCGATCCTGCCCGCCCTGATCGAGGGGCTCGGGCTCACGCTCGTCGCGACGGTGCTCGGATCGATCGTCGCGATGCTGCTCGGCCTGGTGTTCGCGGTGCTGCAGCGCGGACCGCGCCCAGTGGCGATCGTCGTGCGCCTCTTCGTCGAGTTCGTCCGCAGCACGCCCCTGCTGGTGCAGATCTTCTTCCTGTACTTCGGGCTGCCGGTGTTCGGCATCGTCCTGCCCGGCCTGGCGGTTGGCGTCATCGCGCTCGGTGTGCACTACGCGTGCTACACGTCGGAGGTGTACCGGGCGGGCATCGACGCGGTTCCCCGCGGCCAGTGGGAGGCGGCGACGGCGCTGAGCCTCCCGCGCTCCCGCGTCTGGACGGGCGTGGTGCTGCCGCAGGCGGTCCCGCGGGTGATTCCCGCGCTCGGCAATTACGTGATCTCGATGTTCAAGGAGGTCCCGCTGCTGGTCGGGATCAGCGTCCTGGACGTGGTCGGGCGGGCGGAGGAGGCTGGCAACACCTACTTCCGCTACGTCGAGCCCTACACCATGGCGGGCCTGTTCTTCCTCCTGCTGAGCTACCCCGCGTCCCTTCTGGTGCGGAGATTGGAACGCCGTGTCGGAACCATCTGA
- a CDS encoding protein meaA encodes MPYPTDRERDRPWVIRTYAGHSSAKKSNALYRRNLAKGQTGLSVAFDLPTQTGYDPDDELAKGEVGKVGVPVSHIGDMRTLFDGIPMAEANTSMTINAPAMWLLALYVAVADEHGAPRDQLAGTTQNDIVKEYLSRGTYVFPPAPSMRLISDTIAWSVRHIPKWNPINICSYHLQEAGATPPQELAYALSTAIAVLDTVRDSGQVPQERFGDVVGRISFFVNAGLRFVEEMCKMRALARLWDEITRERYGVQDPKQRRLRYGVQVNSLGLTEAQPENNVQRIVLEMLAVTLSRDARARAIQLPAWNEALGLPRPWDQQWALRMQQVLAYETDLLEYEDLFEGSRVVEAKVAELVEGARTEIDRVQEMGGAVAAVESGYIKGQLVSALAERRRRIEAGEDVVVGVNRFQTTEPSPLQAEGAAAIETVDPATEAAAIEAIRAWRAGRDAAAVESALDALRDAAKTDANLMDASIACAKAGVTTGEWAGVLREVFGEFRAPTGVSAAVVGGSAATEIAEVRERVRAASETIGSRLRMLVGKPGLDGHSNGAEQVAVRARDVGFEVVYQGIRLTPAQIVAAAVQEGVHVVGLSVLSGSHLEVVPAVVGGLRAAGADDVPVVVGGIIPAEDAAELRKRGVAAVFTPKDYQLTAMMDEIVSLVLAAHDAG; translated from the coding sequence GTGCCGTACCCGACCGACCGCGAGCGCGACCGCCCCTGGGTGATCCGCACGTACGCGGGCCACTCGTCCGCGAAGAAGTCGAACGCGCTCTACCGTCGCAACCTGGCCAAGGGACAAACCGGGCTCTCGGTCGCGTTCGATCTGCCGACCCAGACCGGTTACGACCCCGACGACGAGCTCGCGAAGGGTGAGGTCGGCAAGGTCGGCGTGCCGGTCAGCCACATCGGGGACATGCGGACCCTCTTCGACGGCATCCCGATGGCCGAGGCCAACACCTCGATGACGATCAACGCACCGGCGATGTGGCTGCTCGCGCTCTACGTCGCGGTGGCCGACGAGCACGGCGCGCCGCGCGACCAGCTCGCCGGCACCACGCAGAACGACATCGTCAAGGAGTACCTGTCGCGCGGCACGTACGTGTTCCCGCCTGCGCCGAGCATGCGGCTGATCTCGGACACGATCGCGTGGTCGGTGCGGCACATCCCGAAGTGGAACCCGATCAACATCTGCAGCTACCACCTGCAGGAGGCCGGGGCCACGCCCCCGCAGGAGCTGGCGTACGCGCTCTCCACGGCCATCGCCGTGCTCGACACCGTGCGCGACTCGGGGCAGGTGCCGCAGGAGCGGTTCGGCGATGTCGTCGGGCGCATCTCGTTCTTCGTGAACGCCGGGCTGCGGTTCGTCGAGGAGATGTGCAAGATGCGTGCCCTCGCCCGCCTCTGGGACGAGATCACGCGCGAGCGCTACGGCGTGCAGGACCCGAAGCAGCGGCGGTTGCGCTACGGCGTGCAGGTCAACTCGCTCGGGCTCACCGAGGCGCAGCCGGAGAACAACGTGCAGCGCATCGTCCTGGAGATGCTCGCCGTCACGCTCTCGCGCGACGCGCGGGCGCGCGCGATCCAGCTGCCCGCGTGGAACGAGGCACTCGGCCTGCCCCGCCCGTGGGACCAGCAGTGGGCGCTGCGCATGCAGCAGGTGCTCGCCTACGAGACCGACCTGCTGGAGTACGAGGACCTGTTCGAGGGCAGCCGCGTCGTCGAGGCGAAGGTGGCCGAGCTCGTCGAGGGGGCCCGCACCGAGATCGACCGGGTGCAGGAGATGGGCGGGGCCGTCGCGGCCGTCGAGTCCGGCTACATCAAGGGGCAGCTGGTGAGCGCACTGGCCGAGCGGCGCAGGCGCATCGAGGCCGGCGAGGACGTGGTGGTCGGTGTCAACCGGTTCCAGACCACCGAACCGAGCCCCCTGCAGGCAGAGGGCGCCGCGGCGATCGAGACGGTGGACCCGGCCACCGAGGCCGCCGCGATCGAGGCGATCCGCGCCTGGCGGGCGGGCCGGGACGCCGCCGCCGTCGAGTCGGCGCTGGACGCGCTGCGCGACGCGGCCAAGACCGACGCGAACCTGATGGACGCCTCGATCGCCTGCGCGAAGGCCGGCGTCACCACCGGTGAGTGGGCCGGGGTGCTGCGCGAGGTGTTCGGCGAGTTCCGCGCCCCCACCGGGGTGTCCGCCGCGGTGGTCGGGGGCTCGGCGGCCACCGAGATCGCCGAGGTGCGCGAGCGCGTGCGGGCCGCGAGCGAGACGATCGGGTCGCGGCTGCGGATGCTGGTGGGCAAGCCCGGCCTCGACGGGCACTCCAACGGCGCGGAGCAGGTGGCCGTGCGGGCCCGCGACGTCGGGTTCGAGGTGGTCTACCAGGGCATCCGGCTCACGCCCGCCCAGATCGTGGCCGCGGCCGTGCAGGAGGGCGTGCACGTGGTGGGCCTCTCGGTGCTCTCCGGGTCCCACCTCGAGGTCGTGCCCGCCGTGGTCGGCGGCTTGCGTGCCGCGGGTGCGGACGACGTGCCGGTGGTGGTCGGCGGGATCATCCCCGCCGAGGACGCCGCCGAGCTGCGCAAGCGCGGCGTGGCGGCGGTGTTCACGCCGAAGGACTACCAGCTCACGGCGATGATGGACGAGATCGTCTCGCTCGTTCTCGCGGCACACGACGCGGGCTGA
- a CDS encoding cytochrome P450 family protein has translation MTATPPAVPDIMDPGLIADPVGGYGQLREQAPVVRGRTPDGGPAWFVTRQADVRTVLSDPRFVNSARSVPGTSVDSVRDKLIEMAGFPADIAHYFSDSILDHDGEDHSRLRKLVSRAFTVRRVGALRPRVEEITAGLLDRMAGLAEPVDLIAEFAYPLPITVICELVGVAEEDRPAWHRWSSALMRMQPDAVGPAAREMVGHVLEQIARRRAEPADDLLTALVQVQEGDGDRLSADELVTMIITLVIAGHETTAHLIGNATLALLTRPDQLALLRADPGLWTGAIHELMRWCGPVQLARMRYAAEDVELGGVTIRRGEVVQPVLVSANHDPREYADVERLDVTRRPAGRGEGHVGFGHGFHYCLGAALARQEGEVALRALVERFPRLALADAEPEWVPVPGMRRLARLPVRLG, from the coding sequence ATGACCGCGACGCCACCTGCCGTACCGGACATCATGGACCCGGGTCTGATCGCCGACCCGGTCGGCGGCTACGGGCAGCTGCGCGAACAGGCGCCCGTGGTGCGCGGCCGGACCCCGGACGGCGGCCCGGCCTGGTTCGTCACCCGGCAGGCCGATGTGCGGACGGTCCTGTCCGACCCGCGCTTCGTCAACAGCGCCCGGTCGGTGCCGGGGACGAGCGTCGACAGCGTGCGCGACAAGCTGATCGAGATGGCGGGCTTCCCCGCCGACATCGCGCACTACTTCTCCGACTCGATCCTCGACCACGACGGCGAGGACCACTCCCGCCTGCGCAAGCTCGTGTCCCGAGCCTTCACCGTGCGTCGGGTCGGCGCACTGCGCCCGCGCGTGGAGGAGATCACCGCAGGCCTGCTGGACCGCATGGCCGGTCTTGCGGAACCCGTCGACCTGATCGCCGAGTTCGCCTACCCGCTGCCGATCACGGTGATCTGCGAGCTCGTCGGTGTCGCGGAGGAGGACCGGCCGGCCTGGCACCGGTGGAGCAGCGCGCTGATGCGGATGCAGCCCGATGCCGTCGGCCCGGCCGCCCGCGAGATGGTCGGCCACGTCCTCGAGCAGATCGCCCGCCGTCGCGCCGAGCCGGCCGACGACCTCCTCACCGCCCTGGTGCAGGTGCAGGAGGGGGACGGCGACCGGCTCAGCGCCGACGAGCTCGTCACCATGATCATCACGCTCGTGATCGCGGGCCACGAGACCACCGCGCACCTCATCGGCAACGCGACGCTCGCGCTGCTCACCCGTCCCGACCAGCTCGCACTGCTGCGCGCCGACCCGGGCCTGTGGACCGGCGCCATCCACGAGCTGATGCGCTGGTGCGGGCCCGTGCAGCTCGCGCGCATGCGCTACGCGGCCGAGGACGTGGAGCTCGGGGGCGTGACGATCCGGCGGGGCGAGGTCGTGCAGCCGGTGCTCGTATCGGCCAACCACGACCCCCGCGAGTACGCGGACGTGGAGCGGCTCGACGTCACGCGGCGGCCGGCCGGGCGCGGTGAGGGCCACGTCGGGTTCGGGCACGGCTTCCACTACTGCCTCGGGGCCGCCCTGGCCCGGCAGGAGGGCGAGGTGGCGCTGCGGGCGCTGGTCGAGCGGTTCCCCCGGCTCGCCCTCGCCGACGCCGAACCCGAGTGGGTGCCGGTGCCCGGAATGCGGCGTCTCGCCCGGCTCCCGGTGCGGCTGGGGTAG
- a CDS encoding transporter substrate-binding domain-containing protein, protein MLSRRRLLALAVPACAAVACGRPSGSALERARAAGAIRIGISGEHPYSYTDADGRVTGAQPEVARVVLERIGVPGLDAVQVPFHELVPRLREGQFDLVAAGMAVTPDRCREIAFTRPDFVAYPAFLVREGTTQRVASFRDVARSRVRLAVLAGAIEIDYARAAGVPDDRLEIVDSPSELFRTVADERVAAGALTRISLVDALRRNPGSGLAVTDAVEPVVGGRRVVPGAAFAARIGETDLLAAFERELAAMQASGEWLRITEPFGFTRDNLPPPDLTTEALCRP, encoded by the coding sequence ATGCTTTCCCGACGGCGGCTCCTCGCGCTCGCCGTCCCGGCCTGCGCTGCCGTGGCCTGCGGTCGGCCGTCGGGCAGCGCTCTGGAACGCGCCCGTGCGGCGGGCGCGATCCGCATCGGGATCTCCGGCGAGCACCCCTACTCCTACACCGACGCCGACGGCCGCGTGACCGGTGCGCAGCCGGAGGTGGCCCGCGTCGTGCTCGAACGCATCGGGGTGCCCGGCCTCGATGCGGTGCAGGTGCCGTTCCACGAGCTCGTGCCGCGGCTGCGCGAGGGGCAGTTCGACCTCGTGGCCGCCGGGATGGCGGTCACGCCCGACCGCTGCCGCGAGATCGCCTTCACCCGCCCCGACTTCGTGGCGTACCCGGCGTTCCTCGTGCGCGAGGGCACCACGCAGCGGGTCGCGTCGTTCCGGGACGTCGCCCGCTCCCGCGTGCGGCTCGCCGTGCTCGCCGGCGCGATCGAGATCGACTACGCGCGGGCCGCCGGTGTGCCGGACGACCGGTTGGAGATCGTCGACAGCCCGTCGGAGCTGTTCCGCACCGTGGCCGACGAGCGCGTGGCCGCCGGTGCCCTCACCAGGATCTCGCTGGTGGACGCGCTGCGCCGCAACCCCGGCTCAGGGCTCGCGGTCACCGACGCCGTCGAGCCCGTGGTGGGCGGGCGCCGGGTCGTCCCCGGCGCCGCCTTCGCCGCCCGCATCGGGGAGACCGACCTGCTCGCGGCCTTCGAGCGCGAACTCGCGGCGATGCAGGCCTCCGGCGAGTGGCTGCGGATCACGGAGCCGTTCGGGTTCACCCGCGACAACCTCCCACCGCCCGACCTGACGACGGAGGCCCTCTGCCGGCCCTAG
- a CDS encoding TetR/AcrR family transcriptional regulator: protein MAAPEPRVERVLDSAAELLVRWGYQRVTIDDVARHAGIGKGTVYLHFRSKDALFLSVLMRVHRDVVERMTDRMAADPREVLPSRMMRHVYEEMAADPVTRSLYMGDVEVLGRLAHEAADTLGEFTTRRQQAIVEHFRLLADGGCLRPGYDADSALYAFSAVGTGFVVVDGIGSRIPQLEGEARADLLERTLAAALEVPDPPAAVLERIAPEIAQRYRALLVHIDEEWSRRVR, encoded by the coding sequence ATGGCGGCACCGGAACCGCGCGTCGAGCGGGTGCTCGACAGTGCGGCGGAGCTGCTGGTGCGCTGGGGCTACCAGCGGGTGACGATCGACGACGTCGCCCGCCATGCCGGGATCGGCAAGGGCACCGTCTACCTGCACTTCAGGTCGAAGGACGCGCTCTTCCTCAGCGTGCTGATGCGGGTGCACCGCGATGTCGTCGAGCGGATGACCGATCGGATGGCCGCCGACCCGCGTGAGGTGCTCCCGAGCCGCATGATGCGGCACGTCTACGAGGAGATGGCGGCAGACCCGGTCACGCGGTCGCTCTACATGGGAGACGTGGAGGTGCTCGGGAGGCTCGCGCACGAGGCGGCCGACACCCTCGGCGAGTTCACCACGCGCCGCCAGCAGGCCATCGTCGAGCACTTCCGCCTGCTCGCCGACGGCGGCTGCCTCCGTCCCGGGTACGACGCCGACTCCGCCCTGTACGCCTTCTCCGCGGTCGGCACGGGCTTCGTGGTTGTCGACGGGATCGGGAGCAGGATCCCCCAGCTGGAGGGCGAGGCGCGCGCCGACCTGCTCGAGCGCACCCTCGCCGCCGCCCTCGAGGTGCCCGACCCGCCCGCCGCCGTGCTCGAGCGGATCGCACCCGAGATCGCGCAGCGCTACCGGGCGCTGCTCGTGCACATCGACGAGGAGTGGAGCCGCCGTGTCCGCTGA